Genomic DNA from Amycolatopsis alba DSM 44262:
CGAGTTCCGGGGCGACCCTGGAACCGTTTATGTCGAAAATCGACGCGAAGGCCTCTACTACGAGAGCGCCGCAGCTCTCCTCGATTTTCGCAACACATTCGAACGACTTCAGGTTCAAGCGGAGAACCCTGAACGTTCACGTGCTCTGATCCGCGATTGTGCAAGGGAAATTGATGTCCACTGATTCACCCCGCCCCACCCTCACCACTGTTTCGGGCTGGTGGAAGTCCAGCTACAGCAATGGGGCGAGCGGTTGCGTCGAGTTCAACGCCTCCATGCCCGGCTACGTCGGCGTGCGGGATTCGAAGCTCGGCGAGAAAAGCCCGGTCCTCGTGTTCACACCGCACGAGATCCAAGCGTTCCTGACGACGCTCACGAACGGAACTGGGCCGAGATGTCCGTGAAGGACTCCTTGAGGGAGTCAGAGGCCGGGTCTCGTGACGCTCAACGTCTCGAGCGTGGCGCTCGTGACCTCGGCCGTAGCCCCTCACGACACAATGGCCCCGTGCACCTGGACGCGATCCTCACCGGTCAACCCTCGGAAGTCCTCTCCCGGATCTTCGGGCTCTCCCCCGCCGAGCGGAAAGCCCTCATCCCCGACCTCATGGCCGCGTTCAAGGACAGCCGAGAATTCATCGAGATCGAACCCGACACCTACGGCGTCCGAAACCCGCTCAAAGGCCAGCAAGCCGCCACGGCCCTCTTGGCCATCCTTCCCACAAGCGACCCCCTGCTCCGGAAACTCTGGATCGCCACACCCACGATCCTCGAACGCGTGCTGCAGGACCGGCCCCTCGCCGAACGCAAGGCGATGGCTCTCCGCCTGATCGGCCACCAGACCGCGTGGGAAGCGATCCGCCGCATGACCCTCGACGGCGACCTCGAACCCATCCGGACACCCGAGTACCACGCGGGCTGGTTCCGCTGGGCCGGACGCTTCGGCGGAAAACCCCTCGCCGAACGGCTCCGAACCGAACCCGAAGCGCTCACCGAACTCTGGGAACTCCTCACGCTCGAAGGCAACGGGGATGCCAGCTTCGCCGCCTTCGACAAGTACGTCCGCGACGAAGACAAATGGTCGACCGCGCTCCTCGAACTCACCGCCACCGGCGAACTCGACCGCACCAGACTGCTCGACCTCACCCTCGACGTCCTCGCCCGCGACTTCGCCGCCTTTCGCGCCCAGTGGTACGCCGCCCTCCACGAAGCGCTCGCACCCACACCGGACGAACGCACAACGGCACAAATCCGCTACGCCCGGCTATGCGGAAGCAGCCTCCCCCGCACTGTCTCCTTCGCCGTCAAAGCACTGTCTCTCGTGGACAAACAAGGCACCCTCGACGACGAAATCGCCCTCCAGCACCTCCCCGCCGCCGCGGCGGGACGAGGCGCCACCACCGCCAAACTCGCGCTCAAACTCGCCGGCCGCATCGCAGACCGGCGACCCGAACTCACCGACATCGCCAACGAAGTCTTCGAAGCGGCACTCACCCACGAAGCCTCCGACGTCCGCGCCCTCGCCACCGCCCGGCTCGGCGTCACCCCCGAGACACCGGACGTCATCGACACCGCCGAATACCCCGAACCCACACGACCACCCTGGGACCAGCGCAAAACACTGACCATCCCGCTCGACGTCCCCGACACCCCGGCCGCGATCGCGGAAGCCCTCTCCTCCCTCCTCGCCGATCCCGACCAGGCCGACCTCCTCCTGGCCGTCCTCGACGGCGCACACCGCGTCACCGGCGAACTCCAGGACGCCCTCAAACCACTGGTGAAACGCGCCACCAAGATCGCAGGCGAGAAGCACGCCGCGGCCGTCCCCAAACTGGTCGCCACCCTCGTCCTCGGCCTCAGCGGCCGCGACGTCGCCTGCCCACCACAGGTCGAGGGCTGGCGTCGTCCGCTCCACCACCGGGTCAACGCCCTGCTGGACGGCACCGCCCGCCCTGTCTCCGCCGCCACCCACCAGGGCGGCTGGCTCGACCCGGTCGTCTTCGTCTCCCGCATGCTCGAACACCCGGAAGCACCCGAAGACGACGTCGCCGACGCGCTGCTGAGGCTTGCCCCGGACACCCGGCCCGAAGCCCGCTCACTCGCCTCGGCACTCACCGGCCCGCACGCCGACTGCATCCGCTACGCCCTCGGCGGACCGCCCATCGGCGACACCGGCTGGACCGCCCTCGCCGCCGCCCGTGCCCGATACCCCGAATCCGCCGACCCCGCCGCTGCGCTGCGCGGTGACCCCGGACCGCCGTTCACCTGGACGGCGAAGATCGGCCTGAACCAGTACGGCTTGACCTCGCTGGACATCGACGAAACCCCGGAAGCCGTCTCACCGAAAGCCCCCTGGCTGGGCGTGCTTTTCGGCAGCCCGGCGCCCGAATGGCTCGGCTTCACCGAATGCCACGAAGCGGTCTCTTCACCCTACGACCGCGACCACCTGGAAGCCGCCGTCGCCGGGAACCTGCTCTTCAACGACTTCGAAGTCGGCTACCCCGTGGAGAAGGCCGCGCTGCCGCCATTCCTGGACAGTCCTTCGACACCCGGCCTTCCCGGCACGATGCTCATCGCCACCACGCTCGTGCTGAAACGCGCCGCCGCCGTCCAGCTGGGCATGGACGCCGCACTGACCCTCTTGGACCGACGGATGCTCGGCCCTCGCGCGCTCGGCGAAGCACTGGGCGTGCTCGGCCCTGAGCTCATTCCGACGAGGCTGGCCCCCCGGCTTTCGACCATCGCGAACGAACACCCGATCGCCATCCTGTCCACTTTGGACACCTTACTGCCGAGGCTGGAACCTTCTCACCGCGGCG
This window encodes:
- a CDS encoding DUF397 domain-containing protein, translated to MSTDSPRPTLTTVSGWWKSSYSNGASGCVEFNASMPGYVGVRDSKLGEKSPVLVFTPHEIQAFLTTLTNGTGPRCP
- a CDS encoding DUF6493 family protein, which translates into the protein MHLDAILTGQPSEVLSRIFGLSPAERKALIPDLMAAFKDSREFIEIEPDTYGVRNPLKGQQAATALLAILPTSDPLLRKLWIATPTILERVLQDRPLAERKAMALRLIGHQTAWEAIRRMTLDGDLEPIRTPEYHAGWFRWAGRFGGKPLAERLRTEPEALTELWELLTLEGNGDASFAAFDKYVRDEDKWSTALLELTATGELDRTRLLDLTLDVLARDFAAFRAQWYAALHEALAPTPDERTTAQIRYARLCGSSLPRTVSFAVKALSLVDKQGTLDDEIALQHLPAAAAGRGATTAKLALKLAGRIADRRPELTDIANEVFEAALTHEASDVRALATARLGVTPETPDVIDTAEYPEPTRPPWDQRKTLTIPLDVPDTPAAIAEALSSLLADPDQADLLLAVLDGAHRVTGELQDALKPLVKRATKIAGEKHAAAVPKLVATLVLGLSGRDVACPPQVEGWRRPLHHRVNALLDGTARPVSAATHQGGWLDPVVFVSRMLEHPEAPEDDVADALLRLAPDTRPEARSLASALTGPHADCIRYALGGPPIGDTGWTALAAARARYPESADPAAALRGDPGPPFTWTAKIGLNQYGLTSLDIDETPEAVSPKAPWLGVLFGSPAPEWLGFTECHEAVSSPYDRDHLEAAVAGNLLFNDFEVGYPVEKAALPPFLDSPSTPGLPGTMLIATTLVLKRAAAVQLGMDAALTLLDRRMLGPRALGEALGVLGPELIPTRLAPRLSTIANEHPIAILSTLDTLLPRLEPSHRGVFALLELAADLMERGAGTISAETKTWLAGFKGSSKAAKAASRLSR